tagtctccatgtcctgGTATGTTTCGGTGTACTTTCCCTCGTATGGATCCgtacaaaccttctggtgggtccatagatgtatgcccgacagccACCCGTTCGTCCACCGTACCCCAGCCTCTGTACTGCACCACAGGCACATGCACCCTCCCAGGTACGAGCGGCCAGGCCATCCTAGGGCCCACCGTCACCACCATCATTTTGGCATGTCCCTGCCGGCCCGTGCACTGTTTCGCAGTACGTGACCCCAATAGGTACGTGAACATTATTTTATCGTACACCATTGACGAAATATTGTCCAATTAACCTTACTAACTAATCATTTCTTAATACAACCCCGCATATGTACGGAGCTTGCAGTGGAGCGGGGCCCTCTTCTGCTGCACCAGGCATAGAGCTCAACCAATACGGTGCGTGATGAATACACATTTTCTATTCCATTTTAAATACACAACGAAACTAACAATACCATTTCCTTAGTTGCATAACAGGGTTCGTAGACCGCGGAGGGGCTTCGGAGGACTCCGTCGAGGAGGAGGGATAGAAGTCCAGCGTCCATGCATGGGTGGATGAAATTTTCAGACCCAAGCCTGACGTGATCGGTGCTTCGCAGTTGCGTGACGCCCCGGAGGCTCCTACACAGGACGCAACCTAGGACTTCACAACACCACCTGCAGCCGCAGCAGGACGTCCGCCTTGCGACGTTGCCCCACGGGAGCCCTTGATGTACGACCAGTACCGAACCATAGCTGCGCAGCGGGCAACGAGGCGTGATCGTGGTCGCGGTGAGCCTCGTTTCAAACGCGAGCGCATTTAGTGCGTAGaatcttctttatttttttaggcCGGTGCAGGCTATTATATGTACGATTGTATAGCATACGATCTGTGGTTATCCGCAGACTACTTTATGTAGGCTAGGAGTTaaatcattttcaattatttcgttcaatcactctacctctttcaaattacgaagttacatattttactttaaaaatatcataaaaataaaggaaaaatatttaaaaCAGACATATACCCTTAAATTACAAAGTTAAATATTGCAATGGAACTACataatttttttcataaatatcataaaaatgaagaaaaaataattaaaacgGAAGCTATAACCTTTTCAACTGGCTATAACATCCCCAACCCGGTTATAGCGCATGCTCGGCACTTACTACCGAGTGAAACGGTGTTAGGGCACCTATCGCCGTATGAAACAGCGGTAAGGCACTTACCGCCGTCTCAACTGGCGAACCAAGCCAGGACGGTGCAGCCGGCATGCTTccgccgtttcaaccggcgAAAGCCCCCTACCGTCGTTTGGTTTGGTCCGACGGCATAggtttatttttgcaaatttttggtTCGattatttatttctacaaattcataaaaaaatataaaagtaAAAAGAATTCTGCCTCTAGCGAGCCTGGCCGGCGGAGCCTGGATGGGTGGTGCGAGCCGGGCACACTGGTCCGAAATCCAATCAGGCCCCAATCTGAAGCCCAAAGAAGCTGCCCGCCCGCATAAGCCCCAAACACACACGGGCCAAAAATGCAAACTTCCCAACCCTTTCTACACGCACGGGGGGGCCTCCTAGGTGGTCTGCAATTTTAAAGTGGGCCGAAATGATCGAGACGACGAGATCCACTTTCCTCGGATGAGCGCTACCAGCCTGCCACCCACATGACATCATGGTGGCATGGGCGCGTGCCGTTGCCGAACCGAACCAAGTGAAGTGCCTGCCTGTGTGGgggtcgcgcgcgcgcgcgctcgctctgTCCtcccctgctcgccgccgccgactgacGCGAACGAGCGCTCCCTTCCGTCTCatggccgccgcgggcgccgccaAGGTCACCGCTgcagcggcggccacggcggtgTTCAGGAGCAACCAGGAGCTCACCCGCCTCGCGCGGTCGgggcagctggcggcggcgcgccgcctgTTCGACTCCATGCCCCGCCGCAACACCGTCACCTACAACGCCATGCTCTCCGCGCTGGCCCACAACGGGCGGATCGACGAGGCCCGAGCGCTCTTCGACGGGATGCCCCGCAGGAACGCCGTCTCCTGGAACGCGATGATCGCGGCTTTCTCGGACCACGGTCGCGTCGCGGACGCCCGGAGCCTGTTCGACGAGATGCCTAACCGGGATGACTTCTCCTGGACGCTCATGGTCTCCTGCTACGCGCGCGCGGGGGAGCTCGAGATCGCCCGGGACGTGCTCGACCGCATGCCTGGCGACAAGTGCGCGGCGTGCTACAACGCCATGATCTCTGGGTACGCCAAGAACGGCAGGTTCGACGATGCGGTCAAGCTGCTGAAGGAAATGCCGACCCCGGACCTGGTTTCTTGGAACTCCGCGCTGGCGGGTCTCACTCAGAGTGGACAAATGGTTCGGGCAGGGCAATTCTTTGACGAAATGGTGGAGAAGGACTTGGTGTCCTGGAACTTGATGCTGGAGGGATTTGTGCGAGCTGGGGATTTGGATGGGGCCTCTACCTTCTTTGCAAGGATTGAATCACCTAATGTAGTTTCCTGGGTGACCTTGCTCAATGGGTATTGCCGGGCAGGGAAGATCGATGATGCAAGAGAACTGTTCGACAAAATGCCTGAGCGAAACATTGTGGCTTGGAACGTGATGCTTGAAGGGTATGTGCGGCTCTCTCGCATGGAGGAGGCCTGTAATCTGTTTGAGGAGATGCCAGATAAGAACTCGATCTCATGGACAAGTATAGTAAGTGGATTAGTACGTGCTGGGAAACTCCAAGAAGCAAAGGATCTTCTCGACAAGATGCCTTTCAACTGTGTCGCAGCAAAGACTGCACTGATGCATGGATATTTACAAAGGAAGATGGTTGGTGAGGCTCGTCAGATTTTTGATGGAATTGAGGTGCGCGACACAGTGTGCTGGAATACGATGTTATCTGGTTATGTCCAGTGTGGAATGCTTGAAGAGGCCATGTTGTTGTTCCAGCGAATGCCCAGTACAGATACAGTTTCTTGGAACACCATGATTGCTGGCTATGCTCAGGGTGGTCAAATGCGCAAGGCAGTTGGTATCTTCAAGAAAATGAATAGGAGAAATACAGTATCTTGGAATTCAGTTATATCTGGATTTGTTCAGAATGGCCTCTTTGTTGATGCACTCCACCATTTCATGCTCATGAGAAGGGACACAAAGAGGGCTGACTGGTCTACTTATGCAAGCTGTCTCAGCGCGTGTGCAAACCTGGCTGCTTTGCAAGTTGGGAGGCAATTCCACAGTCTTCTTGTTAGGAGTGGGCATATCAATGATTCATTTGCTGGAAACGCCTTGATTTCCACATATGCCAAGTGTGGAAGGATATTGGAAGCAAAACAAATCTTTGATGAGATGATAGTCAAGGACATTGTTTCATGGAATTCGTTAATTGATGGCTATGCTTTGAACGGTCATGGGACCGAGGCAATCTCAGTATTCCTAGAGATGAAAGCTAATAATATCAGACCTGATGAGGTCACACTTGTTGGTATCTTGTCGGCTTGCAGTCGTGCTGGATTTATTGATGAAGGATTGAAGTATTTCAACTCAATGGAAAAGGAGTACTCACTAAAGCCTGTGGCTGAGCACTATGCTTGCATGGCGGACATGCTTGGAAGAGCTGGGAGACTGAACGAGGCATTTGAACTTGTGCAAGGAATGCAGATCCAACCAAATGCAGGCGTGTGGGGTGCACTGCTTGGAGCATGCCGGCTGCACAAAAACGATGAGCTAGCACGATTGGCTGCTGAAAAGTTGTTCGAACTGGAACCTCGCAAGACATCAAATTATGTGCTGCTGTCTAACATCAGTGCTGAGGCAGGCAAGTGGGATGAAGCTGAAAAGACCAGGGCTTCGATTAAAGAAAAGGGAGTGCATAAGCCACCTGGTTTAGCTGGATCGTCATAGACCTTCTCATTAAATGATTTAGCGCTAGCGATGtcagggcagtcccaatggaaGAAACCGACGCGGTTTCCATAGCACAAGAAATCATCTATAAAAACTATCTTCCACAGTGGAGGTGTCTTTGAGTAAtaattattttctctttctctctcccaactctatcttcttcctccaatggGAGTGTGGCACGAGCCCCCTAGAAACGGATGGTTTCTCCCCAATGGCGATTTCATGGTTTCTTGGTGCATTGGGTGAAGAGAAGACCTGATTTCTTCATGAGGAAACCATTTATAGGATTTTTGCTCTCTTTCTTCATTAATTACGTTGCCATGTCAGCATTTTGCCTATGTGGCAAGTTATTTAATGAGGATAGAAATCATCATCAATataccattgggactgccctcaGTGACTAGTGTAGGTTTTCACTCATCCAACTTGAGCATACGGAGAGGAAATTTTGTTGTCTGAACCAGACTTGCGTTTTTACACCCTGGTTGCTGGTTGGACGTCCGATGCCTTTGAGGACATCATATAGCGCAGGTGAAGAATGAGGAGGACAGCAGTGTTTTTCTGTTTCGCAGAACTTCATAAAACCAAGCCGGTGTAGTTCTTAGGTATTTGTCTTATAAGTACTTCTCTACTGAACTCCAGATGCAGCTGACGTGAATGAGAATGTTCTCTTTTCCGGTGCCCGCCGGATCAGCTTCTGCTTGCACTGCCTTACAGTCACAGCATCCCTTCCAACAGGCTGCTGATTTGATCGTTCTTGTTAGGCCAGGACAACCTCATGTTTCTTGTTCTGAGCCCAGGTCCGAAGACTATCCCAATCCTGAAACCTGGAAAGCACCTGATCATACATTGTCAACCTTCTCGTATCTCCCGAAACACCGGATCGCTCCTCGGAAATGGAAAGTATGAACAAACGGAGGGTTAAGCAACTTGAGTCAACGTTTACTACTTCACATTCAGTCTAGTATACTGCTGCTCCTTGCCGTGAGCATTTCACATTGGCATGCTTATGCTCATTATCCTGATGCTTTGCTTCTGTACACGACTACACGCCCGTATGGCCTTGCCATGAATTGTTTGGGTTTTTCTTCTGAGTCCTGAGCTGTGTCATgaatttagttttttttctgaGAGGAATTTCATGGACTATGTTTATTTATAGGATTTTTACTGCCTGCCTCTGTGTGTGTTTGTTTTGAGAGGATGATATACGTGCTATACTAATCCGGTCCGGCCCGGCCCATCATCAACGGAGACAGAGCTCGGCCCAATTCATCATCATCTTAAAGCCCAAATTCAAAGCGGGTCTAGACCCGGTTGCGCGGCCGTCGTCGATCCGCCAACCCGCTCGAACCGCTGAACAAAGCCCAAAACCCTTCGTCCAGCCAGCAGCGCCGCTGTCTCCTCATTCCCACTCCGAAGCCCCAAAAC
This sequence is a window from Setaria italica strain Yugu1 chromosome III, Setaria_italica_v2.0, whole genome shotgun sequence. Protein-coding genes within it:
- the LOC101770273 gene encoding pentatricopeptide repeat-containing protein At4g02750; this translates as MAAAGAAKVTAAAAATAVFRSNQELTRLARSGQLAAARRLFDSMPRRNTVTYNAMLSALAHNGRIDEARALFDGMPRRNAVSWNAMIAAFSDHGRVADARSLFDEMPNRDDFSWTLMVSCYARAGELEIARDVLDRMPGDKCAACYNAMISGYAKNGRFDDAVKLLKEMPTPDLVSWNSALAGLTQSGQMVRAGQFFDEMVEKDLVSWNLMLEGFVRAGDLDGASTFFARIESPNVVSWVTLLNGYCRAGKIDDARELFDKMPERNIVAWNVMLEGYVRLSRMEEACNLFEEMPDKNSISWTSIVSGLVRAGKLQEAKDLLDKMPFNCVAAKTALMHGYLQRKMVGEARQIFDGIEVRDTVCWNTMLSGYVQCGMLEEAMLLFQRMPSTDTVSWNTMIAGYAQGGQMRKAVGIFKKMNRRNTVSWNSVISGFVQNGLFVDALHHFMLMRRDTKRADWSTYASCLSACANLAALQVGRQFHSLLVRSGHINDSFAGNALISTYAKCGRILEAKQIFDEMIVKDIVSWNSLIDGYALNGHGTEAISVFLEMKANNIRPDEVTLVGILSACSRAGFIDEGLKYFNSMEKEYSLKPVAEHYACMADMLGRAGRLNEAFELVQGMQIQPNAGVWGALLGACRLHKNDELARLAAEKLFELEPRKTSNYVLLSNISAEAGKWDEAEKTRASIKEKGVHKPPGLAGSS